The following coding sequences are from one Arachis hypogaea cultivar Tifrunner chromosome 7, arahy.Tifrunner.gnm2.J5K5, whole genome shotgun sequence window:
- the LOC112703871 gene encoding receptor-like protein 7: MGYFVRVVMCVHMFMLFHFFTCLSSHSCHSEETSALLHFKTELITDTAFYEYDRDYADLCPHVYPKMSTWGNGTNCCSWMGVTCHSLSGHVIGLDLSCSGVVGNIHPNSTLFHLIHLQTLSLAYNYIYGDVPFQISHLYKLQSLDLSWNHELEWKESTWKRMLQNATALSEIVLDKTDMTLIGPTPNPFSLIANLSSTLVTLSLDDTSINGYVTSDMLCLPNLQYLSLSSPPGVGHEGIQIHVLNLNCTTSLRFLDLSRCYFQGPIPSSFSNLTYLTSLNLVESNLNGSIPSSLSNLQHLTHLDLSGNRLKGSIPSSFSNLHHLTYLDLSSNRLGGQIPNVFDRLTNLQTLFLQSNYFGRKLPPSLFTLTQLSVLDCSYNKIVGPLPDKAAFSNLTQLILNDNLLNGTIPWWVLSFKSLRYLDLSDNRFTGHINEIKSYSLEYLDLCNNELHGNIPESIFDLVNLTDLCLLSHSSWSGTLHFPLFSKLQKLVHLSLSGCNSLLLNSETSVNYTFSNLRTLKLLSNNIIGHSTFYGVFPQIEYLELSNNKLDGKVPKWIQDMDSLLHLNLSHNSFTSIGQFPWHRLEFLDLSFNSMVDDISSFFCNEINLRNINLSHNNFTGTFPQCLLNISLPLALDIQMNKLHGTLPDTFNHLVLVTLNLNGNQFEGLLPKSLPNCTELVDLNLGNNQFEDTFPNWLQNLLNLKILVLRGNKLHGPIAELKSEKMFSSLIIFDISSNNFSGSLPKSYIKNFQAMKIPGDKEHSWSYYIQTGAGISGEGRIQPEYHDSITATIKGTNTPYAKIPRVLAMIDLSENKFEGEIPDVFGELQALISLNLSHNSLIGPIPRSLGNLTNLESLDLSSNMLDGNIPAELTNLNFLEVLNLSQNQLVGPIPRGKQFDTFSNNSYVGNLGLCGLPLSIQCNNNVPLKQYPSSEAEDKFGFGWKPVAIGYACGMVLGIGLGFCVFSIGKPQWLVIMFGGKRIKRRSRGNRRARTT, translated from the coding sequence ATGGGGTATTTTGTTAGAGTGGTGATGTGTGTGCATATGTTTATGTTATTCCATTTTTTTACATGTTTGTCTTCTCATTCATGCCATTCAGAGGAGACCTCTGCATTGCTTCACTTCAAGACAGAACTCATTACTGACACTGCCTTTTATGAGTATGATCGTGATTATGCTGATCTCTGCCCCCATGTTTATCCAAAGATGAGTACGTGGGGGAATGGGACAAATTGCTGCTCATGGATGGGTGTCACGTGCCACTCTCTGTCTGGTCACGTGATTGGTCTCGATCTCAGTTGCAGTGGAGTTGTAGGTAATATCCATCCTAACAGCACTCTTTTCCACCTTATTCATCTCCAAACACTTAGCCTTGCTTACAATTATATCTATGGTGATGTTCCTTTCCAAATCTCACACCTTTACAAATTACAATCACTTGATCTCTCTTGGAATCATGAGTTAGAGTGGAAAGAAAGCACTTGGAAGAGAATGTTGCAAAACGCAACAGCTTTATCTGAGATTGTATTGGATAAAACCGATATGACTTTAATTGGTCCAACACCAAATCCTTTCTCTTTGATCGCCAACTTGTCTTCCACTTTGGTTACTCTTAGTCTTGATGATACTTCGATAAACGGGTATGTGACTAGTGACATGCTCTGTTTACCCAATCTTCAATACCTCAGTCTAAGTAGCCCTCCAGGGGTTGGCCATGAAGGCATTCAAATCCATGTTCTAAACTTGAATTGTACCACTTCTCTTAGATTTTTGGATCTTTCTAGATGTTATTTCCAAGGGCCTATCCCTTCATCATTCTCAAATCTAACATACCTCACGTCTTTGAATTTGGTAGAAAGTAACTTAAACGGTTCAATCCCGTCATCACTTTCAAACCTTCAGCATCTCACTCATTTAGATCTTTCAGGGAACAGACTCAAAGGTTCAATCCCTTCATCATTTTCAAACCTTCATCATCTTACTTACTTGGATCTTTCATCGAATAGGCTTGGTGGACAAATTCCAAATGTGTTTGATAGGCTAACCAACTTGCAAACTTTGTTTCTTCAAAGTAACTATTTTGGAAGGAAGTTGCCACCCTCATTGTTTACATTAACTCAACTCTCTGTGTTGGATTGTTCTTACAATAAAATTGTGGGACCACTACCCGACAAAGCAGCCTTTTCAAATCTCACCCAGTTAATCCTAAATGACAACCTCTTAAATGGGACAATTCCTTGGTGGGTTTTATCCTTCAAGTCTTTGAGATATTTGGATCTATCAGATAATCGATTCACAGGACATataaatgaaattaaatcttATTCTTTGGAGTATCTTGACTTGTGCAACAATGAGCTCCATGGAAATATTCCAGAATCGATATTTGATCTTGTAAACCTTACAGATTTGTGCTTGTTATCACACAGTAGTTGGAGCGGTACTCTTCACTTCCCACTATTTTCTAAGCTTCAGAAGTTGGTGCATCTTTCCCTTTCAGGTTGCAATTCATTGTTGCTAAATTCTGAGACAAGTGTTAATTACACTTTCTCCAATTTGCGGACACTAAAGTTGCTTTCAAACAATATTATTGGTCATTCAACATTCTACGGAGTCTTTCCACAGATTGAGTATCTTGAATTATCCAATAATAAACTTGATGGGAAAGTGCCCAAATGGATACAGGATATGGATTCATTACTTCATTTGAATCTCTCACACAACTCCTTCACATCAATAGGTCAATTCCCATGGCATAGACTTGAATTCCTTGATCTTAGTTTCAACTCAATGGTTGATGacatttcttccttcttttgcaaTGAAATTAATTTGCGTAACATCAACTTGTCCCACAACAATTTCACTGGAACATTTCCACAATGTTTGCTCAATATCTCATTGCCTTTGGCTTTGGATATACAAATGAACAAACTTCATGGCACTTTGCCAGATACTTTTAATCATCTTGTTCTTGTAACACTGAATCTCAATGGCAACCAGTTTGAAGGTTTATTGCCGAAATCTTTGCCCAATTGCACAGAGCTTGTGGATTTGAATCTTGGAAACAATCAATTTGAGGATACATTTCCCAATTGGCTTCAGAAtctattaaatttgaaaatactGGTCTTAAGAGGCAATAAGTTGCACGGTCCCATTGCCGAGTTGAAATCTGAAAAGATGTTTTCAAGTTTGATTATTTTTGACATATCAAGCAACAACTTTAGTGGCTCATTACCGAAatcatacataaaaaattttcaagccATGAAGATTCCTGGTGATAAAGAGCATAGTTGGAGTTATTATATTCAAACTGGTGCTGGTATTTCTGGAGAAGGCAGAATTCAACCAGAATATCATGATTCTATAACTGCAACAATTAAAGGAACCAATACCCCTTATGCAAAAATTCCAAGAGTCCTTGCAATGATCGATTTGTCAGAAAACAAATTTGAAGGAGAGATTCCAGATGTGTTTGGAGAGCTTCAAGCACTCATAAGCCTCAACCTATCACATAACAGCCTCATTGGTCCTATTCCCCGCTCGTTGGGAAATTTGACAAACCTCGAATCATTGGACCTCTCCTCAAATATGCTTGATGGGAATATTCCTGCTGAACTGACCAATCTGAACTTTCTTGAGGTCTTGAATCTTTCCCAAAACCAACTGGTGGGACCAATACCTAGAGGAAAACAGTTTGATACATTTTCAAACAATTCCTATGTGGGAAACTTGGGGCTATGTGGATTGCCATTGTCAATTCAATGCAACAACAATGTCCCTTTGAAACAATATCCATCTTCTGAGGCTGAGGACAAGTTTGGGTTTGGTTGGAAACCAGTGGCAATAGGATATGCATGTGGAATGGTGCTTGGAATTGGCTTGGGATTTTGTGTTTTCTCAATTGGAAAGCCTCAATGGCTTGTGATCATGTTTGGAGGCAAAAGAATCAAAAGACGGAGCCGTGGAAATCGGCGTGCAAGAACAACTTAA